The Thermoanaerobaculia bacterium genome contains the following window.
CTCGCTCCTTCTTCTCGGCACCCGGTTTTCCGTCCGGATGCGCGATCTCGCCGCGCGGATCAGTCGCCGCAAGCCGATCCAGACGGCGCTCTACTGGACGCAGTACCTGGTCGTCACGAGTATCGTGCTCTTCCCGTTGACCGTCTGGGAAGGGTACTTCCGCGAGCACGCGTACGGCCTTTCCAACCAGACGTTCGGCGCGTGGCTGGGAGATCAGGCGAAAGGCTTCCTGGTCGGCCTCGTCTTCGGGGGGTTCGCGGTCGTCGTGCTCTACGGCGTCCTCCGAAAGACGCCGCGGACCTGGTGGCTGTGGGGATCGCTCACCGCCGTCGCGATCCTCGTCATGGGCGCTCTCATCGCGCCGGTCTACATCGCGCCGCTCTTCAACAAGTACAAGAAGCTCGAGGACCCGAAGGTGCGCGATCCGATCCTCGCGCTCGCCCGCGCCAACGGGATCGGAGTCCGCGACGTCTACGAATTCGACGCGTCGCGCCAGTCCAAGCGCATGTCGGCCAACGTGAGCGGATTCCTCGGGACGGAACGGATCTCGATGAACGACAACCTCTTGAATCGCGGCTCCGTTCCCGAGATCGAGGCGGTGATGGGACACGAGATGGGGCACTACGTCCTCAACCACGTCTACAAGGGGATCCTCGAGATCGGGCTCCTCATCGTGATCGGCTTCGCCCTCGTCCGGCTCGCCTTCGACCGGATCCGGGCGGCGATGGAGCCGCACTGGCGGGTGGAGTCGATCGGCGACGTCGCCGGTCTTCCGCTCCTCGTCCTCCTCATCTCCGCATACTTCTTCCTGCTGACTCCCGTGCTGAACACGGTGATCCGGACGCAGGAGGCGGAGGCCGACATCTTCGGCATCAACGCCTCGCAGCAGCCGGACGGCATGGCGCAGGCGGCGCTGCATCTGGCCGAATACCGCAAGCTCGACCCGGGAAAGCTCGAGGAGATCGTGTTCTTCGACCACCCGAGCGGACGGAACCGGATACTCATGGCCATGCGATGGAAGGCCGAACACCTGAAGTAAAGGCG
Protein-coding sequences here:
- a CDS encoding M48 family metallopeptidase, whose product is MTMKRGTLLLLAMLASAAAARSAPARASDATRSASPNSSPALRLERGQGVEVSPPASAASPRERTAAFDPEAATRAYLASVPPDARARSDAYYEGGYWLLLWDFLAGAALSLLLLGTRFSVRMRDLAARISRRKPIQTALYWTQYLVVTSIVLFPLTVWEGYFREHAYGLSNQTFGAWLGDQAKGFLVGLVFGGFAVVVLYGVLRKTPRTWWLWGSLTAVAILVMGALIAPVYIAPLFNKYKKLEDPKVRDPILALARANGIGVRDVYEFDASRQSKRMSANVSGFLGTERISMNDNLLNRGSVPEIEAVMGHEMGHYVLNHVYKGILEIGLLIVIGFALVRLAFDRIRAAMEPHWRVESIGDVAGLPLLVLLISAYFFLLTPVLNTVIRTQEAEADIFGINASQQPDGMAQAALHLAEYRKLDPGKLEEIVFFDHPSGRNRILMAMRWKAEHLK